AGGTTTTTGCGTGATGAGAACTGACGAACTGCAGCCAGTGCTGCCTTTGTTGAAGTAGCTCCAGTTACAGAGTCAAGAACGTGAATACGCTCGTTGCGCTGACGGTCAGAGAGAACGCCGCGAAGTGCTGCTGCGATCATCTTCTTTGGTGTGCGCTGGAAATATGAACGTGGACGAACTGCATGTGCAGCACCGCCACCACGTTGCAAAGGAGCACGGATTGAGCCCTGACGAGCGCGACCTGTTCCCTTCTGCTTAAAAGGCTTCTTACCTGAACCTGAAGTTTCTCCACGGTTCTTTGCCTTCTGTGTACCTTGACGTGCAGCTGCTAATTGAGCTGTTACGACTTGGTGAATAAGAGGAATGTTTGTCTGCGCATCAAAGATATCTGCTGGCAAATCAACTGAGCCAACTTTCTTTCCTTCTGCGTTCTTAACTTCGAGTGTAAGCGCCATGGTTACATACCAGCCTTTACAGTTTCAACAATTGCCTTCTTGGCAGCTGAGCGGATAAAGACGAGTCCACCATCGGTACCTGGGACTGAACCCTTGATAAGAAGTAGGTTGCGCTCAAGATCGACACCCTGAACCAAAAGATTCTGTGTTGTGACCTTCTCGTTACCCATACGACCCATCATGCGCATTCCCTTGAATACACGACCTGGTGTTGAACATGCACCGATTGAACCTGGCATACGGTGCTTACGATCCACACCGTGTGAAGAACCAAGACCACCGAAGCCGTGGCGCTTCATAACGCCAGCAGTTCCCTTACCAGTTGATGTTCCAGTTGCATCGACCATATCGCCGGGTGCAAATGTTGATGCGCCAATCTCTTGTCCTACTGTGTAATCAGCAGCTGAGAGCGTGCGCAGTTCTGCAACAGAGCGACGAGGAGTGACGCCTGACTTTGCATAGTGGCCCGCAAGTGGCTTTGAAACCTTCTTTGGATCGATTGCACCAAAGCCGAGTTGAACAGCTGAGTAGCCATCCTTCTCAGGTGTGCGAATCGATGTAACAACGCATGATTCAACTGAAACTACTGTCACAGGAATCATCTTGTTATTAGAGTCGAATACTTGGGTCATACCAAGCTTCTTACCAAGAACGCCCTTGATGGACGAACCGTAAGACTGAGTTACAACTGTACGTGTCATTAGTTTTCGTCCTTTCCTTAGAGCTTAATCTCGATGTCGACGCCAGCTGGCAAGTCGAGACGCATCAATGAATCAACAGTCTTAGGTGTTGGGTCGATGATGTCGATGAGGCGCTTATGTGTGCGCATCTCGAAGTGCTCGCGGCTGTCCTTGTACTTATGAGGAGAGCGAATCACGCAATAGGTGTTCTTCTCTGTTGGTAGCGGCACTGGACCCGCGACGGTTGCACCAGTGCGCTCAACTGTCTCAACGATTTTCTTCGCTGATGAGTCAATCACCTCATGGTCATACGCCTTGAGTCGAATGCGGATCTTTTGTCCCGCCATGTCGTTCTCCTCTTTACTTTCGTTAGTTCAAACTGTTGTTAAATTCTCAAACTTTCTTGTTAAGTGGCGGTGGTTTTAAGGCCACCGCCACTACTACAAGATTTACTTCTTGATCTTTGTAACGCGACCTGCACCTACTGTGCGGCCACCTTCGCGGATTGCGAAGCGAAGACCATCTTCCATAGCGATTGGCTGGATGAGAGTTACTGACATCTCAGTGTTATCGCCAGGCATAACCATTTCTGTGCCTTCTGGAAGTGTTACAACGCCAGTCACGTCAGTTGTACGGAAGTAGAACTGTGGACGGTAGTTGTTAAAGAATGGAGTGTGACGACCGCCTTCATCCTTTGAAAGGATGTATGCAGATGCATCGAACTCTGTGTGAGGTGTGATTGAACCTGGCTTGCAGACAACCTGACCACGCTCAACATCTTCACGCTTTGTTCCACGAAGAAGAAGTCCGACGTTCTCGCCAGCCTGACCTTCATCGAGCAACTTACGGAACATTTCAACGCCTGTAACTGTTGTCTTCTGAGCAAGCTCACGAATACCAACAATTTCAACTTCCTCGTTAACCTTAACGATTCCGCGCTCAATACGACCTGTGATAACAGTTCCACGACCTGTGATTGTGAAAACGTCTTCAACTGGCATAAGGAATGGCTTATCAACATCGCGTGCTGGCTGTGGGATAAATGCATCCACTGCATCCATCAGTTCGATGATCTTCTCAGCCCACTTTGCATCTCCTTCGAGAGCCTTCAGTGCTGAAATACGAACGATTGGAGTGTCATCGCCTGGGAACTCATACTTAGATAGAAGTTCGCGAACTTCCATTTCAACGAGTTCAAGAATTTCTTCGTCATCGACCATATCTGACTTGTTAAGAGCCACAACGATTGATGGAACGCCAACCTGACGAGCAAGGAGAACGTGCTCCTTGGTCTGTGGCATTGGACCATCTGTTGCTGCAACGACGAGGATTGCTCCGTCCATCTGTGCAGCACCTGTGATCATGTTCTTGATGTAGTCAGCGTGGCCTGGGCAGTCCACGTGTGCGTAGTGACGCTTCTCTGTCTGGTACTCAATGTGAGCGATAGAGATTGTGATACCGCGCTGGCGCTCTTCTGGCGCCTTATCGATATCAGAAAATGCTGTTGCAGCGTTAAGTGTTGGGTACTTGTCATGCAAAACCTTAGAGATCGCAGCAGTAAGTGTTGTCTTACCGTGGTCAATGTGGCCGATGGTACCGATGTTAACGTGTGGCTTATTACGCTCGAACTTGGCTTTTGCCATTTTGGTTCCTCTTTCGTTTATCTAGTGCTTAGTTATTAGGGGTTTATTTGTGCTTATTAGGGATTATTCGCCGCGAACTTTCGCAATGATTTCCTTTGCGACGTTGCCTGGAACTTCGGCATAGCTGTCGAACTCCATGCTGTAGCTCGCGCGACCTTGTGTTCTGGAGCGGAGATCGCCGACATAGCCGAACATCTCTGACAACGGAACTAGCGCCCTAACAACGCGGGCACCTGACCGCTCGTCCATGGCCTGAATTTGGCCACGACGACTGTTGAGATCGCCGATGACATCACCCATGAAGTCTTCAGGGGTAACAACTTCGACTTTCATCACTGGCTCGAGAATTGCAGGATCAGCAAGCTTTGCTGCTTCCTTAAATGCTGCGATACCAGCCACCTTGAATGCGAGCTCCGATGAGTCAACATCGTGATACGCGCCGTCAAGAAGAGTTACTCGTACATCTGTAAGTGGATATCCAGCAAGTGGTCCTGCTGTCATCGCTTCCTTACAACCTGCATCAACTGATGGGATGTACTCGCGTGGAACGCGACCACCAGTGATCTTATTTACGAATTCATATCCGCCTTCAACCTGACCTGTTGGAAGTGGCTCGATAGCGATCTGAATCTTTGCAAACTGTCCAGAACCACCTGTCTGCTTCTTGTGGGTGTAGTCATGGCGTGCAACTGGCTTACGAAGAGTTTCGCGGTATGCAACCTGTGGCTTACCAACATTTGCTTCAACCTTAAATTCGCGACGCATACGGTCAACGAGGATTTCAAGGTGGAGCTCGCCCATACCAGCGATGATTGTCTGGCCTGTCTCTTCATCAGTATTAACGTGGAAAGTTGGATCTTCTTCAGATAGACGCTGAATAGCAACGCCGAGCTTCTCTTGGTCGCCCTTTGTCTTTGGCTCAATAGCAACAGAGATAACTGGTGCTGGGAAGTCCATTGACTCGAGAATTACTGGCTTTGCAGGATCACAGAGAGTCTCACCTGTTGTGGTGTCCTTAAGACCCATCACAGCAACGATCATTCCTGCGCCTACGTTGTCACGCTCTTCGCGCTTATTTGCGTGCATCTGGTAAATCTTTCCGATGCGCTCTTTGCGGTTCTTTGTTGAGTTAAGGATTGTTGATCCTGTCTCAAGAACGCCTGAGTAGACACGGATAAATGTGAGCTTTCCAAGGTGTGGATCTGTCATGATCTTGAATGCGAGAGCTGAGAATGGTTCTTCATTCTTTGGCTGACGCTTCATCTCGATAGTTGCATCATCCATATCTGTACCGACGATTGCATCGATATCAAGAGGTGATGGAAGGTAGCGGTTTACTGCATCGAGCATTGGCTGAACACCCTTGTTCTTAAAGGCTGAACCTGTAAGAACTGGTGAGAGCTTTGCAGCGATTGTTGCGCGACGGATACCGGCAATGATTTCTTCCTCTGAAACTTCAATTCCTTCAAGGAACTTCTCCATGAGTGCATCATCATTTTCAGCAAGAGTCTCAAGCATTTCAGCGCGAGCTGCTTTGCACTTATCGAGCATGTCAGCAGGAATTTCTTCAACTGCATAATCTTCGCCCTTTT
The genomic region above belongs to Candidatus Planktophila dulcis and contains:
- the tuf gene encoding elongation factor Tu — translated: MAKAKFERNKPHVNIGTIGHIDHGKTTLTAAISKVLHDKYPTLNAATAFSDIDKAPEERQRGITISIAHIEYQTEKRHYAHVDCPGHADYIKNMITGAAQMDGAILVVAATDGPMPQTKEHVLLARQVGVPSIVVALNKSDMVDDEEILELVEMEVRELLSKYEFPGDDTPIVRISALKALEGDAKWAEKIIELMDAVDAFIPQPARDVDKPFLMPVEDVFTITGRGTVITGRIERGIVKVNEEVEIVGIRELAQKTTVTGVEMFRKLLDEGQAGENVGLLLRGTKREDVERGQVVCKPGSITPHTEFDASAYILSKDEGGRHTPFFNNYRPQFYFRTTDVTGVVTLPEGTEMVMPGDNTEMSVTLIQPIAMEDGLRFAIREGGRTVGAGRVTKIKK
- the rplC gene encoding 50S ribosomal protein L3; this translates as MTRTVVTQSYGSSIKGVLGKKLGMTQVFDSNNKMIPVTVVSVESCVVTSIRTPEKDGYSAVQLGFGAIDPKKVSKPLAGHYAKSGVTPRRSVAELRTLSAADYTVGQEIGASTFAPGDMVDATGTSTGKGTAGVMKRHGFGGLGSSHGVDRKHRMPGSIGACSTPGRVFKGMRMMGRMGNEKVTTQNLLVQGVDLERNLLLIKGSVPGTDGGLVFIRSAAKKAIVETVKAGM
- the fusA gene encoding elongation factor G, with the protein product MATSTVEKIDLATVRNIGIMAHIDAGKTTTTERILFYTGISYKIGEVHEGAATMDWMEQEQERGITITSAATTCMWKDHLINIIDTPGHVDFTVEVERSLRVLDGAVAVFDGVAGVEPQSETVWRQADRYSVPRICFINKLDRTGASFDKCVGMIKDRLNAVALVLQLPIGNESDFIGVVDLIAMKALVWRGETKKGEDYAVEEIPADMLDKCKAARAEMLETLAENDDALMEKFLEGIEVSEEEIIAGIRRATIAAKLSPVLTGSAFKNKGVQPMLDAVNRYLPSPLDIDAIVGTDMDDATIEMKRQPKNEEPFSALAFKIMTDPHLGKLTFIRVYSGVLETGSTILNSTKNRKERIGKIYQMHANKREERDNVGAGMIVAVMGLKDTTTGETLCDPAKPVILESMDFPAPVISVAIEPKTKGDQEKLGVAIQRLSEEDPTFHVNTDEETGQTIIAGMGELHLEILVDRMRREFKVEANVGKPQVAYRETLRKPVARHDYTHKKQTGGSGQFAKIQIAIEPLPTGQVEGGYEFVNKITGGRVPREYIPSVDAGCKEAMTAGPLAGYPLTDVRVTLLDGAYHDVDSSELAFKVAGIAAFKEAAKLADPAILEPVMKVEVVTPEDFMGDVIGDLNSRRGQIQAMDERSGARVVRALVPLSEMFGYVGDLRSRTQGRASYSMEFDSYAEVPGNVAKEIIAKVRGE
- the rplD gene encoding 50S ribosomal protein L4, with amino-acid sequence MALTLEVKNAEGKKVGSVDLPADIFDAQTNIPLIHQVVTAQLAAARQGTQKAKNRGETSGSGKKPFKQKGTGRARQGSIRAPLQRGGGAAHAVRPRSYFQRTPKKMIAAALRGVLSDRQRNERIHVLDSVTGATSTKAALAAVRQFSSRKNLLVVISRNEDAAWRSLRNADDLHLLVPDQLNAYDILKSDDVVFSETAIKDFLKFKASDKATGKSVKSVARESEVSA
- the rpsJ gene encoding 30S ribosomal protein S10, with the translated sequence MAGQKIRIRLKAYDHEVIDSSAKKIVETVERTGATVAGPVPLPTEKNTYCVIRSPHKYKDSREHFEMRTHKRLIDIIDPTPKTVDSLMRLDLPAGVDIEIKL